In a genomic window of Planctomycetaceae bacterium:
- a CDS encoding NUDIX hydrolase, producing MPTHKFESQKLVYQGRVATAYKVTLRMDDGSLVERDFVHYGGAAVILPVLDDGSIALIRNERFAVGEDLLELPAGMLEDSENPDLCAARELTEETGYVAGRIEKLGQFFTGPGTTDEVMHAYLATNLSAGPQNLEQYERITVEVYSDSAVRRMVRDGTLHDGKSIAALALYWLKRES from the coding sequence ATGCCAACACACAAGTTCGAAAGCCAGAAGCTCGTTTACCAGGGTCGCGTCGCGACGGCGTACAAGGTGACGTTGCGCATGGACGACGGCAGCCTTGTCGAGCGCGACTTTGTACACTACGGCGGTGCGGCGGTGATTCTGCCGGTGCTCGACGACGGCTCGATCGCCCTGATCCGCAACGAGCGGTTCGCCGTCGGCGAGGACCTGCTGGAGCTGCCTGCCGGCATGCTCGAAGACAGCGAGAACCCCGACCTCTGCGCCGCCCGCGAGCTGACGGAAGAAACCGGGTACGTCGCCGGGCGCATCGAGAAGCTCGGGCAGTTCTTCACCGGTCCGGGCACCACCGACGAGGTCATGCACGCCTACCTGGCGACGAACCTGTCGGCCGGCCCGCAGAACCTCGAACAGTACGAGCGGATCACGGTGGAAGTGTATTCCGACTCGGCCGTGCGCCGAATGGTTCGCGACGGGACGCTGCACGACGGCAAGTCGATTGCGGCCTTGGCGCTATACTGGCTTAAACGGGAGTCATGA
- the dxr gene encoding 1-deoxy-D-xylulose-5-phosphate reductoisomerase, with translation MKTKRVAILGSTGSIGRQALEVIDSTPGLCACALAAGGNWELLAEQAQKFRPQTIALADGKNHADLRSRLGAGVEVLNGPDAMTELVRRSRPDILLTAVVGAAGLAPTLAGIECGADLAIANKETLVMAGAVVMPAARAAGVAVLPVDSEHSAILQCLSAGKRSEVRRVIITASGGALRDWPADTAEFATVKDALNHPTWQMGPKITIDSATLINKALEIVEAHWFFDLGADEIAVVLHEQSIVHSLVEYCDGSVIAQMGRPDMTGPIAYALSHPHRQVRRGAPLDLAAVGTLTFRRVEGRFARAVDLGFEAIRRGGTAGAVLNSANEAAVAAFLAGKIRFGRIVPLVEEILNRAPRGGRDVTLDALIEADAWARQCVAAAIEG, from the coding sequence ATGAAAACTAAACGCGTAGCCATCCTCGGTTCCACCGGAAGCATCGGGCGCCAGGCGCTGGAGGTGATCGACTCCACGCCCGGGCTTTGTGCCTGCGCGCTGGCGGCGGGGGGCAATTGGGAACTGCTGGCTGAGCAGGCCCAGAAGTTCCGTCCGCAGACCATTGCCCTGGCGGACGGAAAGAATCACGCGGACCTGCGGTCGCGCCTCGGGGCGGGCGTCGAGGTGCTCAACGGTCCGGATGCAATGACCGAACTCGTCCGCCGAAGCCGCCCGGACATTCTTCTGACGGCCGTCGTCGGAGCAGCCGGTCTGGCGCCGACGCTGGCGGGGATCGAATGCGGGGCGGACCTGGCCATCGCCAACAAGGAAACGCTGGTGATGGCCGGGGCGGTCGTCATGCCCGCGGCCCGGGCAGCGGGCGTAGCCGTCCTGCCCGTCGACAGCGAGCACTCGGCGATTTTGCAGTGCCTCTCGGCCGGCAAGCGTTCGGAAGTGCGCCGGGTGATCATTACCGCCTCCGGCGGGGCGCTGCGCGACTGGCCCGCCGACACGGCCGAGTTCGCCACCGTAAAAGACGCTTTGAACCACCCCACCTGGCAGATGGGGCCTAAGATTACCATAGACTCTGCCACGCTGATCAACAAAGCCCTGGAGATCGTCGAGGCACACTGGTTCTTCGACCTCGGGGCCGACGAGATTGCGGTCGTCCTGCACGAGCAGTCAATCGTACATTCATTAGTGGAATACTGCGACGGGTCGGTGATCGCCCAGATGGGCCGGCCGGACATGACCGGGCCCATCGCCTACGCGCTGAGCCACCCCCACCGCCAGGTGCGCCGCGGGGCGCCGCTGGACCTGGCGGCTGTGGGAACGTTGACCTTCCGCCGCGTGGAGGGGCGATTCGCCCGCGCGGTGGACCTGGGGTTCGAAGCCATCCGCCGCGGCGGAACGGCCGGCGCCGTGCTCAACAGCGCCAACGAGGCGGCCGTGGCGGCGTTTCTGGCGGGCAAGATTCGGTTCGGCCGCATCGTCCCGCTGGTCGAAGAAATACTCAACCGCGCCCCCCGCGGCGGGCGCGACGTGACGCTGGACGCATTGATCGAGGCTGACGCCTGGGCCCGCCAGTGCGTAGCCGCGGCTATCGAGGGCTAA
- a CDS encoding site-2 protease family protein has protein sequence MPILAASMAYMWSEWLWPVALMVMGLAAVVFFHELGHFIAAKAVGIKVERFALGFGPRLFGGKWGETDFCVNLVPLGGYVKMLGQEDAKEVQDHYEDPRAYPNKSVGARMIVIAAGVVMNVIFAAALFVTVCMVGIEMQAPVAGRAIPGMPADTEKIVWTTPQDLPPTADRPDTVGLEAGDRIVSVNGKEITTYRQLVLKGAFADKGEVFTFVIERQFQGRTWRGAMQMATTQGRTAGSTMRMFGIAAAPGRTLAVPPYTLLDVPFENKDVLTAVNDQPIRHGWELDPLSQKLDGKGVTVTVMRKVESDGKALKEQTLTVQPRLQTGSNVFFKKDGTVVRAWPLWMDSEEAPDGSTVLKYVVTLSDGSRRELLDRDLASTGSPLDILGMTPRAEVGWISEDSPASRAGMLPGDKIVQIGDISTPTYEELQKALKDSAGQSIALTVEREGKTLDLTAAPKMQKDQAILGFGRASDISSTIVAGLRENSPVAKNAKGRVHKGAALVSVNETPVRTWFDVRQALNALSGKEVTLTFRDGGKDIPVALGVLDAAMYQPQDLDVNLLGPGAAQRPLTFEVRKGPLEAIAWGVGESADFIREAYMSLLALFQRKFPLSGMTGPLGIGGLAIQVGRESVVQFVYFMAMISCFLAVMNFLPIPVVDGGHAVLLIVEKVRGKPLPARVVNAIQMVGLFLILGAFLAITFNDLLRMVK, from the coding sequence ATGCCGATATTAGCAGCGAGTATGGCGTATATGTGGTCGGAATGGCTTTGGCCGGTCGCCCTGATGGTGATGGGGTTGGCGGCGGTAGTCTTCTTCCACGAACTGGGACACTTCATCGCCGCCAAAGCGGTGGGCATCAAGGTCGAGCGGTTCGCCCTGGGATTTGGTCCGCGGCTGTTCGGCGGCAAATGGGGCGAGACGGACTTCTGCGTGAACCTGGTTCCCCTGGGCGGCTACGTCAAGATGCTCGGGCAGGAAGACGCCAAGGAGGTCCAGGACCACTACGAGGACCCGAGGGCGTATCCCAATAAATCCGTCGGAGCGCGGATGATCGTGATCGCCGCGGGGGTGGTGATGAACGTCATCTTCGCCGCGGCATTGTTCGTGACGGTCTGCATGGTCGGCATCGAAATGCAGGCGCCCGTCGCCGGCCGCGCCATACCGGGAATGCCCGCCGATACCGAAAAGATCGTCTGGACGACGCCGCAGGATCTGCCGCCCACGGCCGATCGCCCCGACACGGTCGGCCTGGAAGCCGGCGACCGGATCGTGAGCGTCAACGGAAAAGAAATCACCACCTATCGCCAGCTCGTGCTCAAAGGCGCCTTCGCCGACAAGGGCGAAGTCTTCACCTTCGTCATCGAACGCCAGTTCCAGGGACGCACCTGGCGGGGCGCCATGCAGATGGCCACCACCCAGGGAAGAACCGCCGGATCGACGATGCGCATGTTCGGCATCGCCGCGGCGCCGGGGCGAACGCTGGCCGTCCCCCCTTATACCCTGCTGGACGTGCCCTTTGAGAACAAAGATGTGCTGACGGCCGTCAACGATCAGCCGATCCGCCACGGATGGGAACTGGATCCGCTCAGCCAGAAGCTCGACGGCAAGGGCGTCACCGTGACGGTGATGCGCAAGGTCGAGTCCGACGGCAAGGCGTTGAAGGAGCAGACGCTGACGGTGCAGCCGCGCCTGCAGACGGGGTCCAACGTCTTTTTCAAAAAGGACGGCACGGTCGTGCGCGCCTGGCCGCTGTGGATGGACAGCGAGGAGGCGCCCGACGGTTCGACAGTGCTCAAATATGTCGTGACCTTGAGCGACGGGTCGCGGAGAGAACTGCTCGATAGGGACCTGGCGTCAACGGGTTCGCCGCTGGACATCCTGGGCATGACGCCGCGGGCGGAAGTGGGCTGGATCTCCGAAGACTCCCCCGCCTCCCGCGCCGGGATGCTGCCCGGAGACAAGATCGTCCAAATCGGCGACATCTCCACGCCCACCTACGAAGAGCTCCAGAAGGCCCTCAAGGATTCCGCCGGCCAGAGCATCGCCCTGACCGTCGAACGTGAAGGCAAGACTCTCGACCTGACAGCCGCTCCCAAGATGCAGAAGGACCAGGCGATTCTGGGGTTCGGTCGCGCGTCCGACATCTCGTCGACCATTGTGGCGGGCCTGCGCGAGAACTCACCGGTGGCTAAGAACGCCAAGGGACGCGTCCACAAAGGCGCGGCGCTGGTAAGCGTCAACGAGACTCCGGTGCGGACCTGGTTCGACGTGCGCCAGGCGCTCAACGCCTTGTCCGGCAAAGAGGTCACGCTGACGTTCCGCGACGGCGGCAAGGACATTCCCGTGGCGCTGGGCGTTCTCGATGCGGCGATGTATCAACCGCAGGACCTCGACGTGAACCTGCTGGGTCCCGGCGCGGCCCAGCGCCCGCTGACGTTCGAGGTGCGCAAAGGCCCCCTCGAAGCCATCGCCTGGGGCGTCGGCGAATCGGCCGACTTCATCCGCGAAGCCTACATGAGCCTGCTGGCGCTGTTCCAGCGCAAGTTCCCGCTGTCGGGGATGACCGGGCCGCTGGGCATCGGCGGGCTGGCTATCCAGGTCGGGCGCGAGAGCGTGGTGCAGTTCGTGTACTTCATGGCCATGATCTCGTGCTTCCTGGCGGTGATGAACTTCCTGCCGATCCCCGTCGTCGACGGGGGCCACGCCGTGCTGCTGATTGTCGAGAAGGTCCGGGGCAAGCCCCTGCCGGCGCGGGTCGTCAACGCCATTCAGATGGTTGGATTGTTCCTGATCCTCGGCGCATTCCTGGCCATCACCTTCAACGATCTGCTGCGGATGGTCAAGTAG
- the hemL gene encoding glutamate-1-semialdehyde 2,1-aminomutase produces the protein MTHREEKSKAAFARACKVLVGGVDSPVRAFAAVGGTPPVIARARGARITDIDGNTYIDYVGSYGPAILGHAAEQVTAAVAKAIQNGASFGAPTESETLLAEAVIAAFPSIRKVRFVSSGTEAVMSAVRLARGATRRDKIVKIIGCYHGHSDALLVSAGSGALTLGMPSSPGVPRGATADTLLAHYNDLDAVKAMLASQGETIAAVLVEPVAGNMGVVPPAPGYLQGLRDACDSCGTLLIFDEVMTGFRVAYGGAQKLYGVRPDITTLGKIIGGGLPVGAFGASEAIMANLAPEGPVYQAGTLSGNPVAMAAGLATLSALRAEGFYEKLDIASSHLAAGLSRAAAGAGWKDQCCLNRVASMMTPFFAAPPVSDYRQATAADTRAFAAFFHAMLDEGVYIAPSQYEAMFVSAAHTDADIAATIAAAEKAFAAAAVARASRP, from the coding sequence ATGACTCATCGTGAAGAAAAATCCAAAGCTGCTTTTGCCCGTGCATGCAAGGTACTCGTCGGCGGGGTCGACTCGCCGGTGCGGGCGTTTGCGGCCGTGGGGGGCACGCCGCCGGTGATCGCCCGGGCGCGGGGCGCCCGCATTACGGACATCGACGGCAACACGTATATCGATTACGTCGGCAGCTACGGTCCGGCGATACTCGGCCACGCGGCGGAGCAGGTCACCGCGGCGGTGGCCAAGGCGATCCAGAATGGCGCGAGTTTCGGAGCGCCGACCGAGAGCGAGACGCTGCTGGCCGAGGCGGTGATCGCGGCGTTTCCGTCGATTCGCAAGGTCCGGTTCGTCTCCAGCGGGACCGAGGCGGTGATGTCGGCCGTCCGGTTGGCGCGGGGCGCCACGCGGCGCGACAAGATCGTCAAGATCATCGGCTGCTATCACGGTCACAGCGACGCGCTGCTGGTCAGCGCCGGCAGCGGGGCGTTGACGCTGGGCATGCCCTCCAGCCCGGGCGTGCCCCGCGGCGCCACGGCGGACACGCTGCTGGCGCACTACAACGACCTCGATGCCGTCAAGGCGATGCTGGCCTCGCAGGGCGAAACAATCGCCGCGGTGCTGGTCGAGCCGGTGGCCGGCAACATGGGCGTCGTGCCGCCGGCGCCGGGATATCTGCAGGGCCTGCGCGACGCGTGCGATTCCTGCGGAACGCTGCTGATCTTCGACGAGGTGATGACGGGCTTTCGCGTGGCGTACGGGGGGGCGCAGAAGCTCTACGGCGTGCGGCCGGACATCACCACGCTGGGCAAGATCATCGGCGGGGGCCTGCCGGTGGGGGCCTTTGGCGCCTCTGAAGCGATCATGGCCAACCTCGCTCCGGAGGGACCGGTCTACCAGGCGGGAACGCTCTCGGGCAACCCGGTGGCGATGGCCGCGGGCCTGGCGACGCTGTCGGCCCTGCGGGCGGAAGGATTTTATGAGAAGCTCGACATCGCTTCGTCGCACCTGGCCGCGGGGTTGTCTCGTGCCGCCGCCGGCGCGGGATGGAAAGACCAATGCTGCCTCAACCGCGTCGCCAGCATGATGACGCCGTTCTTCGCCGCCCCGCCCGTGAGCGACTACCGCCAGGCGACTGCCGCCGACACGCGGGCATTCGCGGCGTTCTTCCACGCGATGCTGGACGAGGGGGTCTACATCGCCCCAAGCCAGTACGAGGCGATGTTCGTCTCGGCGGCCCATACCGACGCCGATATTGCCGCAACCATCGCCGCGGCGGAAAAAGCCTTCGCGGCTGCAGCAGTAGCACGGGCGTCTCGCCCGTGA